A genomic segment from Dermacentor silvarum isolate Dsil-2018 chromosome 11, BIME_Dsil_1.4, whole genome shotgun sequence encodes:
- the LOC119433168 gene encoding terminal uridylyltransferase 7-like isoform X2 — protein MATMSEREMCLEIERDLNRILLASTNRNQPQDVAQPDDRPPPTLPFQAALPTQPLAQLHPVQGLPSVNTSSVVPFAFTACNTARDEVDCRQKLARLPQKTGKRERRKNASTGKRDFRSAENDANVLPPVEGAEEVPVQTRFANSKDCHIDAEGGGIVQGEIGAGAGGAPLKADERVQQKAKPVATGRKSPGPKNNSRGSRKVYEEVPLNATAWPCATDKKAFLFLQDLERQFLESSPRSHENRRMNPPRKALGPASSHRNGGRHDSYSVCEDRLEVFKQHRVLPLKKKSKRFPRAQFYCHLCHRHFDDMWYVEKHLDQEQHATKKLVNDLRVAVKNLPYPVDVQCDAIGALVEKVVQEHSLTVEEVELRKRVANDLETFVKATLPDARFNLHGSSVNGFGLKTSNVNMDLSPLGKADCAQLFVSTGDLLLECPKYSQVTKDYLSKVPRIRFKEVDSKLSCEISLNNSNSQKTSKLLDDYASLDRRVKILGVAFRLWAKHCGLDQQDRGTLPPHAFSIMTVFFLQQCKPAVLPVLHEMKDSKESESYLKPKDLEGRWSCKNDRSIGQLWVELLRFYSAEFKLNKRVVCIRRSQPMLIVEKKWNKRYIAIEDPYSSKRNLARSIPSERMYLFFKRCLCTSAIYFLQPQLHTGPMFTHLPGPPMYTENSESDSESDQEEANNKRKQRHDSTDEMAGAKATDDEDEEEDEDDASSCSSGPAHDTDEHDPDLSFAEVSKVITNLDLGPDPAKSKSHKKKEAPQQAAVPPAPPVQLFVKPGPPIPQRILDDLDLCNAEDFSYNFSRKTLANGRLPPVICSFCQKSGHLHEDCPDHRLPELKRLPDMTRNYTKILNDVCQDVMNVCSPDSEEETCRQQVLQELESFIRELYKDAKLTLYGSSCNGFGLVRSDLDICLTFESSKDGKDLCHAKMIKDIAKKLHTHKDLDKIIPITTAKVPIVKFYHKPSRLEGDISLYNTLAQHNTRLLKVYSKIDERVRILGYTFKHFAKICDIGDASRGSLSSYAYILLTIYYLQQCKPPVIPVLQELYPEKDRKPEVMVEGWNAWFFDDLEHLQSVWSEFGRNNEDVGELWLGMLRFYTEEFNFQEHVVSIRQRTPLTRLQKMWTSKCIAIEDPFDLDHNLGSGVSRKMNTYIMKAFIKGRAHFGTPIRKLPAAYTTFLAYFFDHRQLVDGPPPNDRGCRVCGKIGHRMKECPKRQKNNGGKEKDATGGGNRPMWPMQDPSGGPRNFKFRPRPNPQNLDPEEMDAEQLNLEHLNPQRLNQPQPGPMLHRRPRAGPGAQPRQGRNRAQDDQRHSHHQQQAQHQPQQGAPAEGHTGHPGLAPEVSHGGIAPPGVAQAQLQRTLQNMATAGLQMGAAPRCFVPHMGTPPNFMAAPPLRPPGFPGANGQTPPHPDVQALLLRLQQQQPPQQMPQDMGHQRYGQWPMGPPSRHNMPSSWPPSLPPHSQEAPPHFSGFLGPRGPHNLPPHPAALPPPPNQQQPFLCGPPSKPPFGTMPSQPVFPGALSNDHQSQQWDPPSHGSHEVKSVPSQD, from the exons ATGGCAACCATGTCTGAGCGAGAGATGTGCCTCGAGATTGAACGGGACCTGAACCGCATCCTGCTGGCCTCCACGAATCGAAATCAGCCGCAGGATGTCGCGCAACCCGACGACAGACCACCACCCACGTTGCCGTTTCAGGCTGCATTGCCCACTCAGCCTTTAGCACAGCTTCATCCTGTACAGGGCTTGCCATCAGTGAACACATCATCTGTAGTCCCATTTGCATTCACCGCCTGCAACACTGCTCGCGACGAAGTCGATTGCCGACAGAAACTGGCGCGACTCCCACAGAAGACTGGGAAACGTGAGCGACGGAAAAATGCCTCCACTGGAAAGAGGGACTTCAGGTCGGCCGAAAACGACGCGAATGTGCTGCCACCCGTGGAAGGCGCTGAGGAGGTTCCAGTGCAGACACGCTTTGCAAATTCGAAGGACTGTCACATAGACGCTGAAGGAGGCGGCATTGTACAGGGTGAAATTGGTGCTGGGGCAGGCGGAGCTCCGTTAAAGGCAGATGAGCGTGTACAGCAAAAAGCCAAGCCTGTCGCAACCGGACGGAAGTCGCCAGGCCCGAAGAACAACAGCAGGGGTTCACGGAAAGTCTATGAAGAAGTACCGTTGAATGCTACTGCTTGGCCTTGTGCAACGGACAAAAAGGCCTTTCTGTTTCTACAGGACCTTGAGAGGCAGTTTCTTGAGAGCTCGCCCAGATCGCATGAGAATCGCCGCATGAATCCACCCCGAAAGGCCTTAG GTCCTGCATCTTCACACCGAAATGGTGGCCGTCATGATAGCTACAGTGTATGTGAGGACAGGCTGGAGGTATTCAAGCAGCACAGAGTTCTCCCTTTGAAAAAG AAATCCAAGCGTTTCCCAAGGGCGCAGTTTTACTGTCACCTTTGTCATCGCCACTTCGACGACATGTGGTATGTCGAAAAGCATTTGGACCAGGAGCAGCACGCTACCAAGAAGCTT GTCAACGACTTGCGGGTGGCGGTCAAGAACCTTCCTTACCCTGTTGACGTCCAATGTGACGCAATTGGTGCTTTGGTCGAGAAGGTTGTGCAGGAGCACAGTTTGACTGTGGAGGAGGTTGAACTGCGGAAGAGAGTAGCCAATGACCTGGAAACATTTGTCAAGGCAACATTACCGG ATGCCAGGTTCAACCTGCACGGTTCATCAGTGAATGGGTTTGGCTTGAAGACGAGCAACGTCAACATGGACTTGTCTCCACTTGGGAAAGCAGACTGTGCCCAGCTCTTTGTTAGCACGGGTGACCTCCTTCTGGAGTGCC CCAAGTACAGCCAAGTGACGAAGGACTACCTGTCCAAGGTGCCGCGGATACGCTTCAAGGAGGTCGACAGCAAGCTCTCTTGTGAGATCAGCCTCAACAACTCCAACTCGCAGAAAACTTCGAAGCTCCTCGACGACTATGCATCGCTCGACAGAAGGGTTAAAATTTTGGGAGTCGCTTTTCGACTGTGGGCCAAG CACTGTGGCTTGGACCAGCAAGATCGGGGCACGCTGCCGCCGCACGCATTTTCCATCATGACGGTGTTCTTTTTGCAACAGTGCAAGCCTGCTGTGCTTCCCGTTTTGCACGAG ATGAAAGACAGCAAGGAATCTGAGTCGTACCTAAAGCCTAAAGATCTG GAAGGGCGGTGGAGTTGCAAGAACGACCGCAGCATAGGCCAACTGTGGGTGGAGCTCCTGCGTTTCTACTCCGCTGAGTTTAAGCTCAACAAGCGTGTGGTCTGCATCAGGCGGTCACAGCCTATGCTCATTGTGGAGAAAAAGTGGAACAAGCGCTACATTGCCATTGAAG ACCCGTACTCGTCCAAGCGAAACCTTGCCCGTTCGATTCCCAGCGAGCGAATGTACCTGTTCTTCAAACGCTGCCTCTGCACCTCGGCCATCTACTTCCTACAGCCGCAACTGCACACGGGTCCTATGTTCACCCACCTTCCAGGCCCGCCTATGTACACCGAGAACTCCGAGTCCGACTCCGAGTCTGACCAGGAAGAGGCGAATAACAAG CGAAAGCAACGGCATGACTCGACAGATGAGATGGCCGGAGCCAAAGCGACTGACGATGAAGATGAGGAAGAGGATGAGGATGATGCCAGCAGCTGCTCTTCGGGCCCAGCCCACGACACGGACGAGCACGACCCAGATCTGTCATTCGCTGAGGTCTCAAAGGTCATCACCAACCTAGACCTCGGGCCTGACCCTGCTAAGTCAAAGAGTCACAAGAAGAAAGAAGCACCGCAGCAGGCTGCTGTGCCACCAGCACCACCTGTTCAACTGTTTGTGAAGCCGGGTCCGCCAATACCTCAGCGGATTCTGGATGATCTTGACCTCTGCAATGCTGAAGACTTCAGCTACAACTTCTCGCGGAAGACACTGGCCAATGGACGG TTGCCTCCTGTTATCTGCTCCTTCTGCCAGAAGAGTGGGCATTTGCATGAG GACTGTCCGGATCATCGGCTTCCTGAGCTGAAGCGGCTGCCAGACATGACAAGAAATTACACCAAGATACTCAACGATGTCTGTCAAGATGTGATGA aTGTGTGTTCTCCCGACTCGGAGGAGGAGACGTGTCGTCAGCAGGTTCTCCAAGAACTTGAGTCATTCATCCGTGAGCTGTACAAAG ATGCCAAGCTCACGCTCTATGGCTCTTCCTGCAATGGGTTTGGCCTGGTACGGAGTGATCTTGACATTTGTCTCACCTTTGAGAGCAGCAAGGATGGCAAG GACCTTTGCCACGCAAAGATGATTAAGGATATTGCGAAAAAGCTCCACACTCACAAGGACCTGGACAAGATCATTCCCATCACCACGGCCAAAGTGCCCATCGTCAAGTTCTACCACAAACCAAGTCGTCTTGAGGGCGACATTAGCCTCTATAACACATTG GCACAACACAACACGAGGCTCCTGAAAGTGTACAGTAAGATTGACGAGCGTGTCCGAATACTTGGCTACACTTTTAAGCACTTTGCAAAG ATATGTGACATTGGTGACGCGTCTCGGGGAAGCCTGTCCTCGTATGCGTACATCCTCCTGACAATCTATTACCTGCAGCAGTGCAAACCACCGGTAATTCCTGTGCTCCAGGAG TTGTACCCAGAAAAGGACCGGAAACCTGAGGTCATGGTTGAAGGCTGGAATGCATGGTTTTTTGACGACCTTGAACATCTG CAATCTGTCTGGAGTGAATTCGGGCGCAACAACGAGGATGTTGGTGAGCTGTGGCTAGGTATGCTCAGGTTCTACACAGAAGAGTTCAACTTCCAAGAGCATGTTGTGAGCATTCGGCAGAGGACACCTCTGACCAGGCTTCAGAAGATGTGGACGTCCAAGTGCATAGCCATCGAAG ATCCTTTTGACCTGGACCACAATCTTGGTAGCGGAGTGTCTCGGAAGA TGAACACGTATATCATGAAGGCCTTCATCAAAGGACGGGCCCACTTTGGAACACCCATACGCAAGCTTCCTGCAGCCTACACTACGTTCCTG GCGTACTTCTTTGACCACCGGCAACTTGTTGACGGACCGCCACCCAATGATCGGGGATGTCGCGTGTGTGGCAAGATTGGCCACCGCATGAAAGAGTGTCCGAAGCGTCAGAAGAACAATGGGGGCAAGGAGAAAGACGCAACTGGTGGTGGCAATCGTCCAATGTGGCCGATGCAGGACCCAAG TGGTGGGCCTAGGAACTTCAAGTTCCGGCCGCGGCCAAATCCACAGAATCTGGACCCAGAGGAGATGGATGCGGAGCAGCTGAACCTGGAGCATCTGAACCCACAGAGGCTGAATCAGCCGCAGCCAGGCCCCATGTTGCACCGGAGGCCACGAGCTGGACCAGGAGCACAGCCGCGTCAGGGTAGAAATCGTGCGCAAGACGACCAGCGGCATTCTCATCACCAGCAACAGGCACAGCATCAGCCGCAACAGGGTGCTCCAGCCGAGG GTCACACAGGCCATCCTGGTCTTGCCCCCGAAGTTTCCCACGGGGGCATTGCACCGCCGGGCGTTGCCCAGGCACAGCTCCAGAGGACGCTGCAGAACATGGCAACGGCAGGTCTCCAGATGGGAGCTGCCCCCCGCTGCTTTGTTCCGCACATGGGCACGCCCCCGAATTTCATGGCAGCACCGCCCCTTCGCCCACCGGGGTTCCCGGGCGCCAACGGCCAGACGCCGCCCCACCCTGACGTGCAGGCCCTGCTGCTGAGGCTGCAGCAACAGCAGCCACCGCAACAGATGCCGCAGGACATGGGACACCAGCGATATGGCCAGTGG CCCATGGGTCCGCCGTCGAGGCACAACATGCCGTCATCATGGCCACCGAGCCTACCTCCTCACAGTCAGGAGGCGCCgccccatttcagtggcttcctcGGACCAAGAGGGCCCCACAACCTCCCACCACATCCGGC
- the LOC119433168 gene encoding terminal uridylyltransferase 7-like isoform X1 produces MATMSEREMCLEIERDLNRILLASTNRNQPQDVAQPDDRPPPTLPFQAALPTQPLAQLHPVQGLPSVNTSSVVPFAFTACNTARDEVDCRQKLARLPQKTGKRERRKNASTGKRDFRSAENDANVLPPVEGAEEVPVQTRFANSKDCHIDAEGGGIVQGEIGAGAGGAPLKADERVQQKAKPVATGRKSPGPKNNSRGSRKVYEEVPLNATAWPCATDKKAFLFLQDLERQFLESSPRSHENRRMNPPRKALGPASSHRNGGRHDSYSVCEDRLEVFKQHRVLPLKKKSKRFPRAQFYCHLCHRHFDDMWYVEKHLDQEQHATKKLVNDLRVAVKNLPYPVDVQCDAIGALVEKVVQEHSLTVEEVELRKRVANDLETFVKATLPDARFNLHGSSVNGFGLKTSNVNMDLSPLGKADCAQLFVSTGDLLLECPKYSQVTKDYLSKVPRIRFKEVDSKLSCEISLNNSNSQKTSKLLDDYASLDRRVKILGVAFRLWAKHCGLDQQDRGTLPPHAFSIMTVFFLQQCKPAVLPVLHEMKDSKESESYLKPKDLEGRWSCKNDRSIGQLWVELLRFYSAEFKLNKRVVCIRRSQPMLIVEKKWNKRYIAIEDPYSSKRNLARSIPSERMYLFFKRCLCTSAIYFLQPQLHTGPMFTHLPGPPMYTENSESDSESDQEEANNKRKQRHDSTDEMAGAKATDDEDEEEDEDDASSCSSGPAHDTDEHDPDLSFAEVSKVITNLDLGPDPAKSKSHKKKEAPQQAAVPPAPPVQLFVKPGPPIPQRILDDLDLCNAEDFSYNFSRKTLANGRLPPVICSFCQKSGHLHEDCPDHRLPELKRLPDMTRNYTKILNDVCQDVMNVCSPDSEEETCRQQVLQELESFIRELYKDAKLTLYGSSCNGFGLVRSDLDICLTFESSKDGKDLCHAKMIKDIAKKLHTHKDLDKIIPITTAKVPIVKFYHKPSRLEGDISLYNTLAQHNTRLLKVYSKIDERVRILGYTFKHFAKICDIGDASRGSLSSYAYILLTIYYLQQCKPPVIPVLQELYPEKDRKPEVMVEGWNAWFFDDLEHLQSVWSEFGRNNEDVGELWLGMLRFYTEEFNFQEHVVSIRQRTPLTRLQKMWTSKCIAIEDPFDLDHNLGSGVSRKMNTYIMKAFIKGRAHFGTPIRKLPAAYTTFLAYFFDHRQLVDGPPPNDRGCRVCGKIGHRMKECPKRQKNNGGKEKDATGGGNRPMWPMQDPSGGPRNFKFRPRPNPQNLDPEEMDAEQLNLEHLNPQRLNQPQPGPMLHRRPRAGPGAQPRQGRNRAQDDQRHSHHQQQAQHQPQQGAPAEGHTGHPGLAPEVSHGGIAPPGVAQAQLQRTLQNMATAGLQMGAAPRCFVPHMGTPPNFMAAPPLRPPGFPGANGQTPPHPDVQALLLRLQQQQPPQQMPQDMGHQRYGQWPQPMGPPSRHNMPSSWPPSLPPHSQEAPPHFSGFLGPRGPHNLPPHPAALPPPPNQQQPFLCGPPSKPPFGTMPSQPVFPGALSNDHQSQQWDPPSHGSHEVKSVPSQD; encoded by the exons ATGGCAACCATGTCTGAGCGAGAGATGTGCCTCGAGATTGAACGGGACCTGAACCGCATCCTGCTGGCCTCCACGAATCGAAATCAGCCGCAGGATGTCGCGCAACCCGACGACAGACCACCACCCACGTTGCCGTTTCAGGCTGCATTGCCCACTCAGCCTTTAGCACAGCTTCATCCTGTACAGGGCTTGCCATCAGTGAACACATCATCTGTAGTCCCATTTGCATTCACCGCCTGCAACACTGCTCGCGACGAAGTCGATTGCCGACAGAAACTGGCGCGACTCCCACAGAAGACTGGGAAACGTGAGCGACGGAAAAATGCCTCCACTGGAAAGAGGGACTTCAGGTCGGCCGAAAACGACGCGAATGTGCTGCCACCCGTGGAAGGCGCTGAGGAGGTTCCAGTGCAGACACGCTTTGCAAATTCGAAGGACTGTCACATAGACGCTGAAGGAGGCGGCATTGTACAGGGTGAAATTGGTGCTGGGGCAGGCGGAGCTCCGTTAAAGGCAGATGAGCGTGTACAGCAAAAAGCCAAGCCTGTCGCAACCGGACGGAAGTCGCCAGGCCCGAAGAACAACAGCAGGGGTTCACGGAAAGTCTATGAAGAAGTACCGTTGAATGCTACTGCTTGGCCTTGTGCAACGGACAAAAAGGCCTTTCTGTTTCTACAGGACCTTGAGAGGCAGTTTCTTGAGAGCTCGCCCAGATCGCATGAGAATCGCCGCATGAATCCACCCCGAAAGGCCTTAG GTCCTGCATCTTCACACCGAAATGGTGGCCGTCATGATAGCTACAGTGTATGTGAGGACAGGCTGGAGGTATTCAAGCAGCACAGAGTTCTCCCTTTGAAAAAG AAATCCAAGCGTTTCCCAAGGGCGCAGTTTTACTGTCACCTTTGTCATCGCCACTTCGACGACATGTGGTATGTCGAAAAGCATTTGGACCAGGAGCAGCACGCTACCAAGAAGCTT GTCAACGACTTGCGGGTGGCGGTCAAGAACCTTCCTTACCCTGTTGACGTCCAATGTGACGCAATTGGTGCTTTGGTCGAGAAGGTTGTGCAGGAGCACAGTTTGACTGTGGAGGAGGTTGAACTGCGGAAGAGAGTAGCCAATGACCTGGAAACATTTGTCAAGGCAACATTACCGG ATGCCAGGTTCAACCTGCACGGTTCATCAGTGAATGGGTTTGGCTTGAAGACGAGCAACGTCAACATGGACTTGTCTCCACTTGGGAAAGCAGACTGTGCCCAGCTCTTTGTTAGCACGGGTGACCTCCTTCTGGAGTGCC CCAAGTACAGCCAAGTGACGAAGGACTACCTGTCCAAGGTGCCGCGGATACGCTTCAAGGAGGTCGACAGCAAGCTCTCTTGTGAGATCAGCCTCAACAACTCCAACTCGCAGAAAACTTCGAAGCTCCTCGACGACTATGCATCGCTCGACAGAAGGGTTAAAATTTTGGGAGTCGCTTTTCGACTGTGGGCCAAG CACTGTGGCTTGGACCAGCAAGATCGGGGCACGCTGCCGCCGCACGCATTTTCCATCATGACGGTGTTCTTTTTGCAACAGTGCAAGCCTGCTGTGCTTCCCGTTTTGCACGAG ATGAAAGACAGCAAGGAATCTGAGTCGTACCTAAAGCCTAAAGATCTG GAAGGGCGGTGGAGTTGCAAGAACGACCGCAGCATAGGCCAACTGTGGGTGGAGCTCCTGCGTTTCTACTCCGCTGAGTTTAAGCTCAACAAGCGTGTGGTCTGCATCAGGCGGTCACAGCCTATGCTCATTGTGGAGAAAAAGTGGAACAAGCGCTACATTGCCATTGAAG ACCCGTACTCGTCCAAGCGAAACCTTGCCCGTTCGATTCCCAGCGAGCGAATGTACCTGTTCTTCAAACGCTGCCTCTGCACCTCGGCCATCTACTTCCTACAGCCGCAACTGCACACGGGTCCTATGTTCACCCACCTTCCAGGCCCGCCTATGTACACCGAGAACTCCGAGTCCGACTCCGAGTCTGACCAGGAAGAGGCGAATAACAAG CGAAAGCAACGGCATGACTCGACAGATGAGATGGCCGGAGCCAAAGCGACTGACGATGAAGATGAGGAAGAGGATGAGGATGATGCCAGCAGCTGCTCTTCGGGCCCAGCCCACGACACGGACGAGCACGACCCAGATCTGTCATTCGCTGAGGTCTCAAAGGTCATCACCAACCTAGACCTCGGGCCTGACCCTGCTAAGTCAAAGAGTCACAAGAAGAAAGAAGCACCGCAGCAGGCTGCTGTGCCACCAGCACCACCTGTTCAACTGTTTGTGAAGCCGGGTCCGCCAATACCTCAGCGGATTCTGGATGATCTTGACCTCTGCAATGCTGAAGACTTCAGCTACAACTTCTCGCGGAAGACACTGGCCAATGGACGG TTGCCTCCTGTTATCTGCTCCTTCTGCCAGAAGAGTGGGCATTTGCATGAG GACTGTCCGGATCATCGGCTTCCTGAGCTGAAGCGGCTGCCAGACATGACAAGAAATTACACCAAGATACTCAACGATGTCTGTCAAGATGTGATGA aTGTGTGTTCTCCCGACTCGGAGGAGGAGACGTGTCGTCAGCAGGTTCTCCAAGAACTTGAGTCATTCATCCGTGAGCTGTACAAAG ATGCCAAGCTCACGCTCTATGGCTCTTCCTGCAATGGGTTTGGCCTGGTACGGAGTGATCTTGACATTTGTCTCACCTTTGAGAGCAGCAAGGATGGCAAG GACCTTTGCCACGCAAAGATGATTAAGGATATTGCGAAAAAGCTCCACACTCACAAGGACCTGGACAAGATCATTCCCATCACCACGGCCAAAGTGCCCATCGTCAAGTTCTACCACAAACCAAGTCGTCTTGAGGGCGACATTAGCCTCTATAACACATTG GCACAACACAACACGAGGCTCCTGAAAGTGTACAGTAAGATTGACGAGCGTGTCCGAATACTTGGCTACACTTTTAAGCACTTTGCAAAG ATATGTGACATTGGTGACGCGTCTCGGGGAAGCCTGTCCTCGTATGCGTACATCCTCCTGACAATCTATTACCTGCAGCAGTGCAAACCACCGGTAATTCCTGTGCTCCAGGAG TTGTACCCAGAAAAGGACCGGAAACCTGAGGTCATGGTTGAAGGCTGGAATGCATGGTTTTTTGACGACCTTGAACATCTG CAATCTGTCTGGAGTGAATTCGGGCGCAACAACGAGGATGTTGGTGAGCTGTGGCTAGGTATGCTCAGGTTCTACACAGAAGAGTTCAACTTCCAAGAGCATGTTGTGAGCATTCGGCAGAGGACACCTCTGACCAGGCTTCAGAAGATGTGGACGTCCAAGTGCATAGCCATCGAAG ATCCTTTTGACCTGGACCACAATCTTGGTAGCGGAGTGTCTCGGAAGA TGAACACGTATATCATGAAGGCCTTCATCAAAGGACGGGCCCACTTTGGAACACCCATACGCAAGCTTCCTGCAGCCTACACTACGTTCCTG GCGTACTTCTTTGACCACCGGCAACTTGTTGACGGACCGCCACCCAATGATCGGGGATGTCGCGTGTGTGGCAAGATTGGCCACCGCATGAAAGAGTGTCCGAAGCGTCAGAAGAACAATGGGGGCAAGGAGAAAGACGCAACTGGTGGTGGCAATCGTCCAATGTGGCCGATGCAGGACCCAAG TGGTGGGCCTAGGAACTTCAAGTTCCGGCCGCGGCCAAATCCACAGAATCTGGACCCAGAGGAGATGGATGCGGAGCAGCTGAACCTGGAGCATCTGAACCCACAGAGGCTGAATCAGCCGCAGCCAGGCCCCATGTTGCACCGGAGGCCACGAGCTGGACCAGGAGCACAGCCGCGTCAGGGTAGAAATCGTGCGCAAGACGACCAGCGGCATTCTCATCACCAGCAACAGGCACAGCATCAGCCGCAACAGGGTGCTCCAGCCGAGG GTCACACAGGCCATCCTGGTCTTGCCCCCGAAGTTTCCCACGGGGGCATTGCACCGCCGGGCGTTGCCCAGGCACAGCTCCAGAGGACGCTGCAGAACATGGCAACGGCAGGTCTCCAGATGGGAGCTGCCCCCCGCTGCTTTGTTCCGCACATGGGCACGCCCCCGAATTTCATGGCAGCACCGCCCCTTCGCCCACCGGGGTTCCCGGGCGCCAACGGCCAGACGCCGCCCCACCCTGACGTGCAGGCCCTGCTGCTGAGGCTGCAGCAACAGCAGCCACCGCAACAGATGCCGCAGGACATGGGACACCAGCGATATGGCCAGTGG CCGCAGCCCATGGGTCCGCCGTCGAGGCACAACATGCCGTCATCATGGCCACCGAGCCTACCTCCTCACAGTCAGGAGGCGCCgccccatttcagtggcttcctcGGACCAAGAGGGCCCCACAACCTCCCACCACATCCGGC